One Rhododendron vialii isolate Sample 1 chromosome 2a, ASM3025357v1 genomic region harbors:
- the LOC131316033 gene encoding uncharacterized protein LOC131316033 yields MAPIRGGDGNRSGSRRRRLRKRYSSELSGSCSDSESKGKIEEVTEDDDYHDIPLCLSSDEEENGGYRKMTKAEIQMYNKQVLEIGGFDVYVPPGVISCGLIYPQPNFDKCPQLFNKVKRCSRKAIKVYNQKHGPLYLSLVSNCLGKLVCGITLLPSSKLGSTMFDGYRHHITFEAKAEGAAPMCFQAEVHAGFGKHDINVIMCCPKPKP; encoded by the exons atggcTCCCATTCGCGGCGGTGATGGCAATCGGAGTGGGTCCAGACGCCGAAGGCTGAGGAAGCGATATTCGTCGGAATTGAGTGGGTCTTGTTCGGATTCAGAAAGCAAAGGGAAGATAGAGGAGGTCACGGAGGATGATGATTATCATGATATCCCCTTATGTCTGTCATCAGATGAGGAGGAGAACGGCGGTTACCGCAAAATGACCAAAGCCGAGATTCAGATGTACAATAAACAGGTCCTGGAGATCGGG GGGTTTGATGTCTATGTTCCCCCCGGTGTGATCAGTTGTGGTTTAATTTACCCCCAGCCGAACTTTGACAAGTGTCCCCAGTTGTTTAACAAGGTCAAACGTTGCTCGAGGAAGGCCATTAAAGTCTATAACCAAAAACAT GGTCCACTatacctctccctagtcagcaattgcctaggtaagttggtatgtggaattaccctcttgccctcttCAAAGTTAGGCTCTACAATGTTTGATGGTTATAGGCATCATATTACCTTTGAGGCCAAGGCTGAGGGTGCTGCTCCTATGTGCTTCCAAGCTGAAGTTCACGCGGGATTCGGTAAGCATGACATAAATGTTATCATGTGCTGTCCTAAACCAAAACCTTGA